One window from the genome of Moorena sp. SIOASIH encodes:
- a CDS encoding phosphatidate cytidylyltransferase, producing the protein MPWLRIFSGIVAIALAMGMILLGGWYFTIGFCVIVYLGQLELFQLVKAKGMVPATKSTMFVSQLLLITATISPTLTDAVFPIAGTFICFYLLFQPKIATIADIGASILGLLYGGYLPGYWVRLRVGLTETSSLARDATVAATNLPSSGYWSNFSINLSHLPAGLSTTLLAFSCIWAADIGAYTFGKFFGRTRLSMISPKKTVEGAIFGLVSSIAVGIVGAWYLNWPCWQLSGMMLGVIIGVASLLGDLTESLMKRDAGVKDSGQLIPGHGGILDRTDSYVFTAPLVYYFVTLLLPLLPSTL; encoded by the coding sequence ATGCCCTGGTTACGGATTTTTAGTGGAATAGTTGCGATCGCCCTGGCGATGGGGATGATCTTACTTGGGGGATGGTATTTTACCATCGGCTTCTGTGTCATTGTCTATTTAGGCCAGTTAGAACTTTTTCAACTAGTAAAAGCAAAAGGGATGGTGCCAGCAACCAAAAGCACCATGTTTGTGTCTCAGCTACTACTAATTACAGCTACCATTTCACCAACCCTGACCGATGCCGTGTTTCCCATTGCTGGAACATTTATTTGCTTTTACTTACTCTTCCAACCCAAGATAGCAACCATTGCGGATATTGGGGCTTCCATATTGGGTTTACTCTATGGTGGTTATCTGCCCGGCTATTGGGTCCGTCTGCGAGTGGGTTTGACTGAAACGTCCTCCCTAGCTAGAGATGCTACAGTGGCCGCTACGAACCTACCCAGCAGTGGATACTGGTCTAATTTTTCGATTAATCTGAGTCACCTACCTGCTGGGTTAAGTACAACTCTCCTAGCATTTAGCTGTATTTGGGCAGCAGATATCGGAGCTTACACCTTCGGCAAATTTTTTGGTCGCACTCGCCTTTCTATGATCAGTCCTAAAAAAACTGTGGAAGGCGCTATATTTGGCCTTGTCAGTAGTATTGCTGTAGGAATAGTAGGAGCTTGGTATCTGAATTGGCCGTGCTGGCAGTTGAGTGGTATGATGCTCGGAGTAATCATTGGTGTAGCTAGCCTCTTAGGAGACTTAACTGAGTCCTTAATGAAACGGGATGCTGGTGTCAAGGATTCCGGGCAATTAATTCCTGGTCATGGTGGCATTTTAGACCGAACAGACAGCTATGTGTTCACTGCCCCTTTGGTGTATTATTTTGTCACTCTGTTACTACCACTGTTACCGAGTACCCTGTAG
- a CDS encoding CHAT domain-containing protein: MSGIENPCLSLAIARLSAAGRENLAIWVLKAPYPGGMVHHDSTWSEYMTQSWLAWQEMFSPFSNHVPISAHHNQYPTTLPSENQNGATGPEISYSGRLMQGLGIDLWQWLFQGSIRNALERSQGIALGQNKPLRLRLELRAPDFIPLPWEIMQPMAGKQAISLSQQILFSRTTSDVDALEPPGSHQALNILLVLGEKVQKFNGSTTNLKLEKEAATLVNALQAGRAAQTSRNQSVPPVTCNVSKLIQPTPAELIKALETGAYNILFYAGHGESAPDGGLLFLRSDAKISGTELAQVLVRTQVTLAVFNACWSAKPDQVNSQTIPRSSLAEVLIHHGVPAVLGMRDSIADQEALSFIKAFAQALAERMPIDHAVAVARQHLLTLYKFNQPAWTLPILYMHPQFEGELIQPVGEGITELPTITSSWVESPPPTASLRSIGKTDQVWPIRGGVMRVGRLQSHNDLVIPEVCVSKQHAEIICRDAFTDQGSDPTYFLKDFSRNGTRILIDNGWKTVHHQEVKLRSGIQLKFGGPRGQIFEFIIDYPES, from the coding sequence ATGTCTGGTATCGAAAATCCTTGCCTCAGTTTAGCGATCGCTCGTCTATCTGCCGCTGGCAGAGAAAACCTGGCTATCTGGGTGCTGAAAGCTCCTTACCCAGGGGGTATGGTTCATCATGATTCTACTTGGTCTGAATACATGACTCAGTCCTGGCTGGCTTGGCAGGAAATGTTTTCCCCATTTTCAAACCATGTGCCGATTAGTGCTCATCACAACCAGTATCCCACCACTTTGCCCTCAGAGAATCAAAACGGTGCTACAGGTCCGGAGATTAGCTATAGTGGTCGTTTGATGCAAGGTTTGGGCATTGACCTCTGGCAGTGGCTGTTTCAAGGCTCAATTCGCAATGCCCTCGAAAGAAGTCAAGGCATTGCCTTGGGACAAAATAAACCCCTTCGCTTGCGCTTGGAACTTCGGGCTCCAGATTTCATTCCCCTCCCCTGGGAAATTATGCAACCCATGGCGGGTAAACAGGCAATTTCCCTCTCTCAGCAAATCCTGTTTAGCCGCACCACTAGTGATGTAGACGCCCTCGAACCCCCGGGCTCCCACCAGGCTCTCAATATTTTGTTAGTTCTAGGAGAGAAGGTTCAAAAATTTAATGGTTCGACTACCAATTTGAAGCTGGAAAAAGAAGCGGCTACCTTGGTAAATGCCCTTCAAGCTGGTAGAGCCGCTCAAACTTCTAGGAACCAATCCGTTCCACCAGTTACCTGCAACGTCTCAAAACTCATACAACCGACACCAGCCGAACTGATTAAAGCACTGGAAACCGGTGCCTATAACATCCTCTTCTATGCCGGTCATGGTGAAAGCGCACCAGACGGAGGTTTGCTATTTTTACGCTCGGATGCGAAAATTAGTGGTACGGAATTGGCTCAGGTTCTGGTTCGCACCCAGGTTACCTTAGCTGTATTCAATGCCTGTTGGAGTGCCAAACCTGACCAAGTGAATTCCCAAACCATTCCCCGTAGTAGTTTAGCTGAGGTGCTCATTCACCACGGTGTTCCAGCTGTTTTAGGGATGCGGGACTCCATTGCTGACCAAGAAGCTCTAAGTTTTATTAAAGCATTCGCCCAAGCCTTGGCGGAGCGGATGCCCATAGACCATGCTGTAGCTGTAGCCAGACAGCACCTGTTGACCCTTTACAAGTTCAACCAACCAGCCTGGACCTTGCCTATCCTTTATATGCATCCTCAGTTTGAAGGGGAATTAATCCAACCGGTGGGAGAAGGAATTACAGAACTGCCCACCATCACCTCAAGCTGGGTTGAAAGTCCGCCCCCAACGGCATCTTTGCGTTCGATTGGAAAAACCGATCAGGTCTGGCCGATTCGAGGTGGAGTGATGCGAGTGGGACGCCTACAATCTCACAACGATTTGGTGATTCCCGAAGTTTGTGTTAGTAAGCAACATGCTGAAATTATCTGCCGTGATGCTTTCACTGACCAAGGCTCGGATCCAACTTACTTCTTGAAGGATTTTTCTCGTAATGGGACGAGAATATTAATCGATAATGGTTGGAAAACTGTTCATCATCAGGAAGTTAAGCTAAGGTCTGGTATTCAGCTTAAGTTTGGTGGTCCTCGTGGTCAGATCTTCGAGTTTATTATTGACTACCCAGAATCTTGA
- a CDS encoding protein phosphatase 2C domain-containing protein, which translates to MDNPAATLHCPNHQCQAPNPQTNKFCQKCRTPLLRRYLWAIGSGIKAAQPGEVIAKRYLLIHSRVLLDTQPAVPPETPLEIPQTITPYLRLVSYGLHLPQVYGLLTPQPRYNKEIWLLEGVPIQATGNINTLGQLSPELTSVWKDASPVRQLNWLQQWASLWQPLSREGVASSLLKSNLVRVEGALLRLLELPPDQTPAPTLKQLGQLWSQLIEGASPVIREFCQQLCSQLTKGQIQTSEQLLALLAKGLFECRRLQSRTYKTLTRTDTGPGRSHNEDACYPPSGKLISSSRGKEALAMVCDGIGGQAGGEIASQLAIDTLRQQLKQLPAKLKVWNPTTLTLELEKAVCAANDSISQRNDHENRFDRQRMGTTLVMARTHAHEIYITHVGDSRIYWVSRHGCHQVTLDDDLASREVRLGYTLYRHALQQPTSGALVQALGMGSSTTLHPTVQRLVLDEDCVFLLCSDGLSDNDRVEQYWQTEILPILDGQIDLKKAAERIIELANTKNGHDNVTVALIYCQVTPSQPSLPIQLSPPQLESLPTLETNKTLMLNVKSDQQPASTDEQKTALLTLNLMEEGDASGDQNPNYSASTSPEKTGRLLLGIFVLLVLGGVVVYLLSPVLSPKASGQINRFLSGVLSLGKEQEITRSKTPTQSPETKPLPPQTPDSGTPPKPATLIKNQDIIRTVGQTVQLLVNPEKQSILGRVPAGSILQVIARKRYPQEETWWIKLRVCSPGTNKTDIPSDIPSDQMSSSPKVGSSSVPLNSKQTEPSATLVSQGEFGWIREKEILPMMDRDFTPTPTHASQCQTKTPPSSTPRPTESP; encoded by the coding sequence ATGGACAATCCGGCGGCAACGCTCCACTGCCCAAACCATCAATGTCAGGCTCCCAATCCCCAGACCAACAAGTTCTGCCAAAAATGTCGCACGCCGCTGCTCAGACGATACTTGTGGGCTATTGGGTCAGGCATAAAAGCCGCTCAACCGGGAGAAGTTATTGCTAAGCGCTACCTCCTGATTCATTCTCGTGTTCTTTTAGATACTCAACCAGCAGTACCACCAGAGACCCCACTAGAGATTCCTCAAACCATAACCCCATACTTGAGACTGGTTTCCTATGGATTACACCTGCCTCAAGTGTATGGTCTGCTAACACCTCAGCCAAGGTATAATAAAGAGATTTGGTTACTCGAAGGAGTACCAATTCAGGCAACAGGGAACATTAATACTCTTGGACAACTGTCACCAGAACTCACTAGCGTCTGGAAAGATGCCTCACCAGTACGCCAACTCAACTGGCTGCAGCAATGGGCTTCACTGTGGCAACCTTTGAGCCGAGAAGGGGTAGCGTCTAGCTTACTGAAATCAAACCTGGTGCGGGTGGAAGGAGCCTTGCTAAGGTTGTTGGAATTGCCACCTGATCAAACGCCAGCACCAACATTAAAACAGCTGGGTCAGCTGTGGTCACAACTGATTGAGGGGGCTTCCCCTGTTATTAGAGAGTTTTGCCAACAACTCTGTTCCCAACTGACAAAAGGACAGATACAGACATCAGAGCAGCTGTTAGCATTACTGGCGAAAGGGTTGTTTGAATGCCGTCGATTGCAATCTAGAACCTATAAGACTCTCACTCGTACCGATACCGGTCCGGGTCGTAGCCACAATGAAGACGCTTGCTACCCTCCTAGTGGTAAGCTAATTAGCTCTTCAAGAGGTAAGGAAGCTTTGGCAATGGTTTGCGATGGCATTGGTGGACAAGCAGGTGGTGAAATTGCCTCCCAACTGGCGATTGACACTCTCCGACAACAGCTCAAACAACTGCCAGCTAAACTGAAGGTGTGGAACCCAACCACTCTAACCCTGGAATTGGAAAAAGCTGTCTGTGCTGCCAATGACTCCATTAGCCAACGCAATGATCATGAGAACCGATTTGATCGGCAGCGTATGGGAACAACCTTGGTCATGGCTAGAACCCATGCCCATGAAATATACATTACCCATGTCGGGGATAGCAGAATCTATTGGGTGAGTCGCCATGGTTGTCACCAAGTTACTCTAGATGATGATTTAGCGTCTCGAGAGGTGCGGCTTGGATATACCCTTTACCGACATGCTCTACAACAACCAACATCTGGTGCCCTAGTGCAGGCTTTAGGCATGGGTTCATCAACCACACTGCACCCGACTGTACAGCGCTTGGTGTTGGATGAAGATTGTGTTTTTCTGCTGTGTTCTGATGGTCTTAGTGACAATGACCGAGTCGAGCAGTACTGGCAAACAGAAATCCTGCCCATTCTCGACGGTCAAATTGATTTGAAGAAAGCAGCAGAACGAATCATTGAGCTTGCTAATACCAAAAACGGACACGACAATGTCACGGTGGCGTTGATTTACTGTCAAGTCACACCAAGCCAGCCTTCCTTGCCAATCCAACTATCACCGCCACAGCTAGAATCCCTTCCCACTCTCGAGACCAACAAGACTCTAATGTTAAACGTTAAGAGTGATCAGCAACCCGCTTCTACTGATGAACAAAAAACAGCGTTGCTCACACTTAACCTCATGGAAGAGGGGGACGCCTCTGGTGACCAAAATCCTAATTATTCAGCTTCAACCTCTCCTGAGAAGACTGGGAGACTTTTGTTGGGCATATTCGTGCTGTTGGTGTTAGGGGGGGTAGTCGTTTATCTGTTGAGTCCAGTGTTGAGTCCAAAGGCGAGTGGACAGATAAATCGCTTCCTGAGTGGGGTTTTGAGTCTCGGTAAGGAGCAAGAAATAACCCGTTCTAAAACCCCTACACAGAGTCCAGAAACTAAACCTCTCCCACCACAAACCCCTGACTCCGGGACCCCTCCTAAGCCAGCTACCTTAATTAAAAACCAAGATATTATTAGAACAGTGGGTCAAACTGTACAACTTTTGGTTAACCCTGAAAAGCAATCAATCCTTGGGAGAGTTCCTGCTGGTAGCATTTTGCAGGTTATTGCCAGAAAAAGGTATCCTCAGGAAGAGACTTGGTGGATTAAATTAAGAGTTTGCTCACCCGGAACCAACAAAACTGATATTCCATCGGATATTCCATCGGATCAAATGTCTAGCTCCCCCAAAGTTGGATCATCCTCAGTACCATTAAACTCTAAGCAGACTGAACCCTCTGCTACCTTGGTATCACAGGGAGAGTTTGGGTGGATAAGAGAAAAGGAGATTTTACCTATGATGGATCGTGATTTTACACCAACCCCAACACACGCCAGTCAATGTCAGACAAAGACGCCTCCGTCTAGTACCCCTAGACCTACTGAATCTCCCTAA
- a CDS encoding DUF6737 family protein, producing MSTEKKFNPWSYKPWWCQPWSILLTGGGIILSIWVVFKTLWITLLVAMPILLWWTYFLLIWPELIKISAMSEGNQSILRND from the coding sequence TTGTCTACAGAAAAAAAATTCAATCCTTGGAGTTATAAGCCTTGGTGGTGCCAACCCTGGTCAATCCTATTGACCGGAGGGGGCATCATCTTAAGTATCTGGGTAGTTTTCAAAACCCTCTGGATAACACTACTCGTTGCTATGCCAATTCTGCTTTGGTGGACGTACTTTTTGCTGATCTGGCCTGAGCTAATCAAGATTAGTGCTATGAGTGAGGGGAACCAGTCAATATTGCGCAATGATTAA
- a CDS encoding NAD(P)H-quinone oxidoreductase subunit M: MLLKSTTRHVRIYTAEVKNNELVGSDNVLTLDIDPDNEFNWNEDALQQVYRKFDELVESYSGFDLTEYNLRRIGSDLEHLVRSLLQNGQISYNTESRVINYSMGLPQVEPEN; encoded by the coding sequence ATGCTGTTAAAGTCCACCACTCGTCACGTCCGAATCTATACAGCAGAGGTAAAAAATAACGAACTAGTCGGGAGCGATAACGTCTTAACCTTAGACATTGACCCCGATAACGAATTCAATTGGAATGAAGACGCTCTACAGCAGGTTTACCGGAAGTTCGATGAGTTGGTTGAATCCTACAGCGGATTTGATTTGACCGAATACAACCTCCGTCGTATCGGTTCTGACCTAGAACACCTTGTGCGATCACTTTTGCAAAATGGACAAATTAGCTACAATACGGAAAGCCGAGTGATTAATTACAGTATGGGATTGCCCCAAGTAGAACCTGAGAATTAG
- a CDS encoding GAF domain-containing sensor histidine kinase: MDAESAIFAPRVNSIKSRLSGTSFEPTFSQEHHGSLMPYPTELAQIGQQIAKTILNTSETQTLLAMLAQAIGESFQVDSCLIGALANPSTTPQLAWWRADQHLDPEHRYYKNPVQLLELLTTEDDLGSDSVLAISDWQTSDAWSNLDLGEEVLSARAILKTSTKFQSVVNGVIVLGKAQPYQWTKTEQEQLIVVSQWVSVAISQVQLTHQVKAATRDQTLLNQLSQVMHSSLNLLEIFQIATTAVAEALQVSRALLLLLDETNPLCCTLPGKHSPKHDLTVVCEWLKETSTTDLFSTGDALLNKSFPVSECSWYQQALKQAPEPIVITDRADHPIGKANHQSISLLDQVLLPGLLICPLVGADNHGLLSVKVLGFLVLQNTQPRPWLENEMNLVKWVSTQVSSTIIQNQTLQQVQSLVEERTAQLQHSLKVQAELYERTRQQMGQLKELNRLKEEFLSSMNHELRTPLTAMSLAIRMLRQPKLDLERRAKYLEILEQQCNQEIELINDLLSLQQLESDQSQLHLQRIDLMPMIKHLAKSFEYKWAQKGLSLTINSSLPSLFINTDAESLNRILLELLTNAGKYSHPNTTVVIEVTEQIQQSVKQIVMSLSNIGQGISPEDLKHIFDKFHRGQGMTQRAVQGTGLGLALVKCLVQHLNGTVDVSTGPSDTPRTSRVSFTITLPQVQSFI; this comes from the coding sequence ATGGATGCAGAAAGCGCGATTTTTGCCCCAAGAGTAAATTCCATCAAGTCCCGTCTCTCAGGTACATCATTTGAACCAACCTTTAGCCAGGAACATCACGGTTCACTCATGCCTTACCCGACAGAGTTAGCTCAGATCGGGCAACAAATTGCTAAGACGATACTAAATACCTCAGAAACACAAACTCTGTTGGCGATGCTCGCCCAGGCTATAGGAGAGAGTTTTCAGGTGGATAGCTGTTTAATTGGGGCGCTGGCTAACCCTAGCACTACGCCCCAACTAGCCTGGTGGCGTGCTGATCAACACCTTGACCCAGAACACCGATACTACAAAAATCCAGTGCAACTGCTGGAACTCTTAACGACAGAGGATGACTTAGGCAGTGACTCAGTACTGGCAATTTCAGATTGGCAAACATCCGATGCTTGGTCTAACTTAGATTTGGGTGAGGAAGTGCTATCTGCCAGGGCAATACTGAAGACCTCCACAAAGTTTCAGTCTGTAGTCAACGGGGTAATTGTTTTAGGAAAAGCCCAGCCTTACCAATGGACAAAGACAGAGCAAGAACAGTTAATTGTTGTTTCCCAATGGGTATCGGTAGCAATTTCTCAAGTTCAGCTAACCCACCAAGTGAAGGCGGCTACTCGAGACCAAACTCTGCTCAACCAATTGAGTCAAGTGATGCATAGCTCTCTCAATCTCCTGGAGATTTTCCAGATAGCTACCACGGCTGTTGCTGAAGCACTTCAGGTGTCACGGGCACTACTGCTACTCTTAGATGAAACGAATCCCCTCTGTTGCACTCTACCAGGAAAGCATTCACCAAAACATGATCTGACAGTGGTTTGTGAATGGTTAAAGGAAACCTCTACTACTGATCTATTTTCAACAGGGGATGCACTGTTAAATAAATCCTTCCCAGTTTCTGAGTGTTCTTGGTACCAACAGGCTCTCAAGCAAGCCCCTGAACCGATAGTCATTACCGATAGAGCAGATCACCCGATTGGTAAAGCTAACCACCAGAGCATCTCACTCCTAGATCAGGTCCTATTGCCAGGGTTACTGATCTGTCCTCTGGTTGGGGCAGATAATCATGGTTTGCTATCCGTTAAGGTTTTGGGGTTCTTGGTCTTGCAAAATACTCAACCTCGCCCTTGGCTAGAGAATGAAATGAACTTGGTCAAGTGGGTCAGTACACAAGTTAGTAGCACTATTATCCAAAATCAGACTCTCCAGCAAGTACAATCCCTTGTTGAAGAACGCACGGCTCAGTTACAACATAGTCTGAAAGTTCAGGCAGAGTTATACGAAAGAACTCGCCAGCAAATGGGTCAGTTAAAGGAATTAAATCGGCTCAAAGAAGAATTTCTCAGTAGCATGAATCATGAGTTGCGGACACCTTTGACTGCAATGAGTCTAGCGATTCGGATGTTACGTCAACCCAAACTTGATCTTGAGCGTCGTGCCAAATATCTAGAAATCCTTGAGCAACAGTGTAATCAAGAAATTGAGCTAATTAACGACCTGTTGAGTCTACAGCAGCTGGAATCTGACCAGTCCCAACTGCACTTGCAAAGAATTGACCTGATGCCGATGATTAAGCACTTGGCTAAATCCTTTGAGTACAAATGGGCGCAGAAAGGCTTAAGCTTAACAATCAATAGTTCACTACCATCGCTGTTTATCAACACCGACGCTGAAAGCCTTAACCGTATCTTGCTGGAACTTTTAACCAATGCTGGCAAGTATTCTCACCCAAATACTACAGTAGTGATTGAGGTAACTGAGCAAATCCAGCAATCGGTGAAGCAGATTGTAATGAGTTTGAGCAATATTGGTCAGGGGATCTCTCCAGAAGACCTCAAGCATATTTTTGATAAATTCCATCGCGGTCAGGGGATGACCCAAAGGGCAGTTCAGGGTACTGGTTTGGGTCTAGCGCTAGTAAAATGCTTAGTGCAGCATCTCAATGGGACGGTAGATGTCTCCACTGGCCCGTCTGACACTCCTCGCACGTCCCGGGTATCTTTCACAATTACTCTGCCCCAGGTTCAATCTTTTATTTGA